A window of Ipomoea triloba cultivar NCNSP0323 chromosome 2, ASM357664v1 contains these coding sequences:
- the LOC116010075 gene encoding stemmadenine O-acetyltransferase-like, whose product MSSSLFDHLKKSLSMTLTHLYPLAGRVKDVFTLSCNDDGAMFVEARAVGVDLSSVVGHPRMETLCRLLPCNPGEWPSEVNEYAVLAVQVTEFRCGGIAVGACLWHGIADASTAATFLQTWATISRDGDDSKIGGGFVVDCSGIFAPRSVDANQTVPWDGEAAREGQPVTKRFVFEGSKIATLRKKLATSSGGIITRIEALTALIWAAFIAASRERNRDLKLHLLVTAVNLRNRMVPPLPPNSIGSTLHIALAKLAAAEASVDECGLRVAESIRRVKDPLVRAVYGGGGAGAPPESLAEAMEKGSEKVGAEEGVGCLITTSWCRFPFYEADMGWGKPAWVANAAVGMNTVVFLDTADGEGVEAWAKLREEDMFRLEQNQDFATLVSLTQTV is encoded by the exons ATGTCGTCCTCGTTGTTTGATCACCTCAAGAAATCTCTTTCGATGACGTTGACCCATTTGTACCCTCTGGCCGGGAGGGTGAAGGATGTGTTCACTCTCAGCTGCAACGACGACGGCGCAATGTTCGTGGAGGCACGCGCCGTCGGGGTGGATTTGTCCTCCGTTGTTGGCCACCCCAGAATGGAGACCCTTTGTCGGCTGCTTCCTTGTAATCCCGGAGAATGGCCCAGCGAAGTGAATGAGTATGCCGTGCTAGCCGTCCAAGTTACTGAGTTTCGTTGCGGTGGAATCGCCGTCGGCGCGTGCCTTTGGCACGGGATCGCTGATGCTTCCACCGCCGCCACGTTCTTGCAGACGTGGGCCACCATAAGTAG GGATGGGGACGACAGCAAAATTGGCGGCGGGTTTGTGGTTGATTGTAGTGGAATCTTTGCTCCGCGGAGCGTGGATGCGAACCAGACGGTTCCATGGGACGGAGAAGCAGCGAGGGAAGGTCAACCCGTCACAAAAAGATTCGTGTTCGAAGGATCCAAGATAGCGACACTGAGAAAAAAACTAGCCACCTCGTCCGGCGGAATTATAACGAGGATCGAGGCCTTGACGGCGCTGATATGGGCGGCGTTCATCGCCGCATCTCGGGAAAGGAACAGAGACCTCAAACTACACCTCTTGGTAACCGCCGTCAACTTGCGGAACCGGATGGTCCCGCCGCTGCCCCCCAACAGCATCGGAAGCACTTTACACATAGCTCTCGCGAAACTTGCGGCG GCGGAAGCCTCCGTGGACGAGTGCGGGTTGAGAGTGGCGGAGTCGATACGGAGGGTGAAAGATCCGCTGGTGAGGGCGGTGTACGGCGGCGGCGGGGCGGGAGCGCCGCCGGAGAGTCTAGCGGAGGCGATGGAAAAGGGAAGTGAAAAAGTTGGCGCGGAAGAGGGTGTTGGGTGCTTGATAACGACCAGCTGGTGTCGATTCCCGTTTTATGAAGCGGACATGGGGTGGGGAAAGCCGGCGTGGGTGGCGAACGCGGCGGTGGGGATGAATACGGTGGTGTTCTTGGACACGGCGGACGGGGAGGGAGTAGAGGCGTGGGCGAAACTGAGAGAGGAGGACATGTTTAGGCTGGAGCAGAACCAAGACTTTGCCACCTTAGTTTCCTTGACACAAACTGTATGA
- the LOC116010216 gene encoding cysteine-rich and transmembrane domain-containing protein B-like, with protein MSQNPHQAAPGTAAFPYSQQPPQPQGGFSAPPPPGYPVRDGEARSEPSVPAQTQSRGDGFWKGCCAGLCCCCALEACF; from the exons ATGAGTCAGAATCCTCATCAag CAGCACCTGGAACGGCGGCGTTTCCGTACTCACAGCAGCCGCCGCAGCCGCAAGGTGGATTTTctgcgccgccgccgccgggaTATCCCGTCAGAGATGGCGAAGCCCGCAGCGAGCCTTCTGTTCCCGCGCAAACTCAGTCCAGGGGTGACGGCTTCTGGAAGGGCTG TTGTGCGGGACTGTGTTGCTGCTGTGCATTGGAAGCTTGCTTTTGA